Proteins co-encoded in one Cydia strobilella chromosome 14, ilCydStro3.1, whole genome shotgun sequence genomic window:
- the LOC134747272 gene encoding carbonic anhydrase-related protein 10: MHQCSLFILTLLCVSVKDISGSWEEWWTYDGISGPGFWGLINPQWSMCNKGRRQSPVNIEPDKLLFDPWLRDIQFDKHKVSGVLQNTGQSLVFRVEKDSKHQVNISGGPLSYRYQFEEIYFHYGLEDNRGSEHQIDHHTFPGEIQLYGFNKELYHNMSEAQHKSQGIVGISLMVQIGEPTNKELRLITSAFNRVNYRGSSVSIKHLPLSSLLPNTQQYLTYEGSTTHPGCWETAVWIIFNKPIYISKQEMYALRRLMQGSDISPKAPLGNNARPTQPLHHRTVRTNINFNKQGSQINSNCPDMYRNMHYTATQWPREHNLRYRSAEDLAMLQPN, encoded by the exons ATGCACCAATGCTCACTCTTCATACTCACGCTACTCTGTGTTTCGGTCAAAG ATATATCAGGAAGCTGGGAGGAATGGTGGACGTACGATGGAATTTCTG GTCCCGGCTTCTGGGGTCTGATCAACCCGCAGTGGAGCATGTGCAATAAGGGCCGGCGGCAGAGCCCCGTCAACATTGAACCCGACAAGCTGCTCTTCGACCCCTGGCTGAGGGACATACAGTTCGACAAGCATAAG GTGAGCGGAGTCCTCCAAAACACTGGCCAGTCCCTCGTGTTCCGAGTCGAGAAGGACTCAAAACATCAAGTCAACATTAGCGGAGGGCCGCTCTCCTACCGCTACCAGTTTGAGGAGATATACTTCCACTATGGACTGGAGGATAACCGGGGCTCAGAGCACCAAATTGATCACCATACGTTTCCTGGAGAG ATCCAGCTATACGGTTTCAACAAGGAGTTGTACCACAACATGTCCGAGGCGCAACACAAGTCGCAGGGCATCGTGGGCATCTCACTCATGGTTCAA ATCGGTGAACCGACTAATAAAGAGCTCAGATTAATAACTAGTGCTTTCAACAGAGTCAATTATAGAG GTAGCTCGGTTTCTATCAAGCATCTGCCGCTGAGTTCGTTGCTTCCCAACACTCAGCAGTATCTCACGTACGAAGGGTCGACCACGCACCCCGGCTGCTGGGAGACCGCAGTGTGGATCATCTTTAACAAGCCCATTTATATCTCTAAGCAAGAG ATGTACGCCCTCCGTCGTCTGATGCAGGGCTCGGACATATCTCCAAAAGCACCACTGGGGAATAATGCGCGTCCTACTCAGCCACTGCACCATCGCACCGTCCGGACTAACATCAACTTCAACAAGCAAGGGTCTCAG ATCAACAGCAACTGTCCCGACATGTACCGGAATATGCATTatacag CAACTCAATGGCCTCGTGAACACAACCTTCGGTACAGGAGCGCGGAAGACTTAGCCATGCTGCAGCCCAATTAG